The Urocitellus parryii isolate mUroPar1 chromosome 6, mUroPar1.hap1, whole genome shotgun sequence genome includes a window with the following:
- the LOC144255269 gene encoding adenosine deaminase isoform X1 → MTQRPTFDKPKVELHVHLDGAIKPETILYYGRKRGIALPANTAEELKNIIGMDKPLSLPEFLSKFDYYMPAIAGSREAIKRIAYEFVEMKAKEGVVYVEVRYSPHLLANSKVEPIPWNQAEGDLTPDEVVDIVGQGLKEGEQAFGIKVRSILCCMRHQPNWSLEVVELCKKYQHHTVVAIDLAGDETIKGSSYFPGHVEAYEEAVRSGIHRTVHAGESSPAEVVQEAVDILKTERVGHGYHTLDDQALYNRLRQENMHFEVCPWSSYLTGAWKPDTEHAVIRFKNDQANYSLNSDDPLIFKSTLDTDYHMTKQDMGFTEEDFKRLNINAAKSSFLPEDEKKELLDQLYRAYKMLPAASAGQNP, encoded by the exons GAAGCGAGGGATCGCCCTCCCAGCCAACACGGCAGAGGAGCTGAAGAACATCATTGGCATGGACAAGCCCCTGTCTCTGCCCGAGTTCTTGAGCAAGTTTGACTACTACATGCCTGCTATCGC aggctccagagaagccatcaaaagaattGCCTATGAGTTTGTGGAGATGAAGGCCAAAGAGGGCGTGGTGTATGTGGAGGTGCGCTACAGCCCACACCTGCTGGCCAACTCCAAAGTGGAACCGATTCCCTGGAACCAGGCTGA AGGGGACCTCACCCCAGATGAAGTGGTGGACATAGTGGGCCAGGGCCTGAAGGAGGGGGAACAAGCCTTCGGGATCAAAGTGCGATCCATCCTGTGCTGCATGCGCCACCAGCCCA ACTGGTCCCTGGAAGTGGTGGAGCTGTGTAAGAAGTACCAGCATCATACTGTGGTGGCCATCGACCTGGCTGGTGATGAGACCATCAAAGGAAGCAGCTACTTCCCGGGGCATGTGGAGGCCTATGAG GAGGCGGTAAGGAGCGGCATCCACCGCACTGTCCATGCCGGAGAGTCGAGTCCTGCAGAGGTGGTCCAAGAG GCTGTGGACATACTCAAGACCGAGAGGGTGGGACATGGCTACCACACCCTGGATGACCAGGCCCTCTACAACAGGCTGCGGCAGGAAAACATGCACTTTGAG GTGTGCCCCTGGTCTAGCTACCTCACAGGCGCCTGGAAGCCAGACACGGAGCACGCAGTCATTCG gTTCAAGAACGACCAGGCCAACTACTCACTCAACTCAGATGACCCGCTCATCTTCAAGTCCACCCTGGACACTGACTACCACATGACCAAACAGGACATGGGCTTCACCGAGGAGGATTTTAAGCGACTG AACATCAACGCAGCGAAGTCCAGTTTCCTCCCAGAGGATGAGAAGAAGGAGCTCCTTGACCAGCTCTACAGAGCCTACAAGATGCTGCCAGCTGCCTCTG CAGGGCAGAACCCCTGA
- the LOC144255269 gene encoding adenosine deaminase isoform X2, which yields MTQRPTFDKPKVELHVHLDGAIKPETILYYGRKRGIALPANTAEELKNIIGMDKPLSLPEFLSKFDYYMPAIAGSREAIKRIAYEFVEMKAKEGVVYVEVRYSPHLLANSKVEPIPWNQAEGDLTPDEVVDIVGQGLKEGEQAFGIKVRSILCCMRHQPNWSLEVVELCKKYQHHTVVAIDLAGDETIKGSSYFPGHVEAYEEAVRSGIHRTVHAGESSPAEVVQEAVDILKTERVGHGYHTLDDQALYNRLRQENMHFEVCPWSSYLTGAWKPDTEHAVIRFKNDQANYSLNSDDPLIFKSTLDTDYHMTKQDMGFTEEDFKRLNINAAKSSFLPEDEKKELLDQLYRAYKMLPAASGQNP from the exons GAAGCGAGGGATCGCCCTCCCAGCCAACACGGCAGAGGAGCTGAAGAACATCATTGGCATGGACAAGCCCCTGTCTCTGCCCGAGTTCTTGAGCAAGTTTGACTACTACATGCCTGCTATCGC aggctccagagaagccatcaaaagaattGCCTATGAGTTTGTGGAGATGAAGGCCAAAGAGGGCGTGGTGTATGTGGAGGTGCGCTACAGCCCACACCTGCTGGCCAACTCCAAAGTGGAACCGATTCCCTGGAACCAGGCTGA AGGGGACCTCACCCCAGATGAAGTGGTGGACATAGTGGGCCAGGGCCTGAAGGAGGGGGAACAAGCCTTCGGGATCAAAGTGCGATCCATCCTGTGCTGCATGCGCCACCAGCCCA ACTGGTCCCTGGAAGTGGTGGAGCTGTGTAAGAAGTACCAGCATCATACTGTGGTGGCCATCGACCTGGCTGGTGATGAGACCATCAAAGGAAGCAGCTACTTCCCGGGGCATGTGGAGGCCTATGAG GAGGCGGTAAGGAGCGGCATCCACCGCACTGTCCATGCCGGAGAGTCGAGTCCTGCAGAGGTGGTCCAAGAG GCTGTGGACATACTCAAGACCGAGAGGGTGGGACATGGCTACCACACCCTGGATGACCAGGCCCTCTACAACAGGCTGCGGCAGGAAAACATGCACTTTGAG GTGTGCCCCTGGTCTAGCTACCTCACAGGCGCCTGGAAGCCAGACACGGAGCACGCAGTCATTCG gTTCAAGAACGACCAGGCCAACTACTCACTCAACTCAGATGACCCGCTCATCTTCAAGTCCACCCTGGACACTGACTACCACATGACCAAACAGGACATGGGCTTCACCGAGGAGGATTTTAAGCGACTG AACATCAACGCAGCGAAGTCCAGTTTCCTCCCAGAGGATGAGAAGAAGGAGCTCCTTGACCAGCTCTACAGAGCCTACAAGATGCTGCCAGCTGCCTCTG GGCAGAACCCCTGA